The sequence CCGCGACATGCCGAATATTCAAACGGGAGAGTATCCATGATCATTCGCCGCAGCATGAAGGCCGCCCTTCTGGGCGTCAGCCTTGCCTTGTTCGCGACCGGTGCAGCCTCGGCCAAGAACCTCGTCTATTGCTCTGAGGGTTCGCCTGAAGGCTTCGACTCCGCGCTGTACACCGCCGGCACCACTTTCGACGCCTCGTCCAAGCCGGTGTTCAACCGCCTCGTCGAGTTCAAGCGCGGCACCACCGAGGTCCTGCCGGGGCTCGCCGAGAGCTGGTCGGTCTCCGACGACGGGCTGGAGTACACCTTCAACCTGCGCAAGGGCGTCAAGTTCCACACCACGTCCTTCTTCACGCCGACCCGCGACTTCAACGCCGACGACGTGATCTTCTCCTTCGAGCGCCAGCGCGACCCGAACCACCCGTGGCACGCCTACACCGCCGGCGCGTCCTGGGAGTATTTCAACGGCATGTCGATGCCCGATCTCATCAAGGAGATCGTCAAGGTCGACGACTACACGGTGAAGTTCGTGCTGAACCGGCCGGAAGCGCCGATGATCGCCAATCTCGCCATGGACTTCGCCTCGATCCTGTCGGCCGAATATGCCGACAAGCTCGCCGCGGACGGCAAGATGGACATGATGAACCAGGAGCCGGTCGGCACCGGTCCGTTCTCCTTCGTCGGCTACCAGAAGGACGCGGTCATCCGCTACCAGGCCTTCGCCGACTATTGGGGCGGCAAGCAGCCGATCGACAACCTGATCTTCGCGATCACGCCGGACGCCTCGGTGCGCCTGCAGAAGCTGAAGGCCGGCGAGTGCCACGTGATGCCGTATCCGGCACCGGCCGACATCGCCGACATCAAGGCCGATTCCAACCTGAACCTGATGGAGCAGGAAGGCCTCAACGTCGGTTACCTCGCCTACAACACCCAGATGGCCCCCTTCGACAACCCGAAGGTTCGCAAGGCCCTCAACATGGCCATCAACAAGCAGGCGATCCTCGACGCGGTGTTCCAGGGCGCCGGCCAGGCGGCCAAGAACCCGATTCCGCCGACCATGTGGTCCTATAACGACCAGATCGTCGACGATCCGTACGATCCGGACGCAGCCAAGAAGATGCTCGACGAGGCCGGTGTCTCGGGCCTGAAGATGAAGGTCTGGGCGATGCCGGTGCAGCGCCCGTACAACCCGAACGCCCGCCGCATGGCGGAGCTGATCCAGGCGGACTTCGCCAAGGTCGGCGTCGAGGTCGAGATCGTCTCCTACGAGTGGGGCGAGTATCTGAAGCGCTCGAGCGAGAAGGACCGCGACGGCGCCATCCTGCTCGGCTGGACCGGCGACAACGGCGATCCGGACAACTTCCTCGCCGTGCTGCTCGGTTGCGACGGCGTCGGCGGCGCCAACCGCGCCCAGTGGTGCCACCAGCCCTTCGACGACCTGATCCAGAAGGCCAAGACCATCTCGGACAAGGCCGAGCGCACCAAGCTCTACGAAGAGGCCCAGGTGGTCTTCAAGGAGCAGGCGCCGTGGGCCACCATCGCCCATTCGGTCGTGTTCATGCCGATGTCGGCCAAGGTGTCCGGCTATGTCATGGATCCGCTCGGCGGCCACTGGTTTGACGGCGTCGACATTGCCGAGTAAACCGCGCGCCGCCGCGGCCGGAACGCTCCGGAAGTAACCTTCCGGGGCCGACCGGCCCGGCCAACGCCATCCCGCACCGGCCCGGATCCAGTCCGGGGCCGGTGCGGTCGTTTTGGACGCATCCGATGATCCGTTTCCTGTTCGCCCGTCTGGCCTTGCTCGTTCCGACCTTCATCGGCGTGACGATCATCGCCTTCGGCTTCATTCGCCTGCTGCCGGGTGATCCCGTGCTGCTGCTGGCCGGCGAGCGCGGCCTCAGCCCCGAACGCTACAACCAGCTGATGGAGCAATTCGGCTTCTCCCAGCCCATCTGGCAGCAATATCTCGACTACATCGTCGGCGTTCTCACTGGCGATCTCGGCAATTCCATCGTCACCAAGAAACCGGTCTTCGACGAATTCATGGCGCTGTTCCCGGCGACCGTCGAACTGGCCCTGTGCGCGATCATCATCGCGGTGGCGCTCGGCATCCCCGCAGGCATCCTGGCCGCTGTCCGGCGCGGCTCCGTCGCCGACCAGGCGATCATGGGCACCGCGCTGATCGGCTATTCGATGCCGATCTTCTGGTGGGGCCTGCTGCTCATCATCCTGTTCTCCGGCATCCTGCAATGGACACCGGTTTCGGGCCGCATCTCCCTGATGTACTTCTTCCCGCAGGTCACCGGCTTCATGCTGATCGACAGTCTCCTGTCGGGGCAGAAGGGTGCCTTCACCTCGGCCCTCAGCCATCTGATCCTGCCCTCCATCGTGCTGGCGACGATCCCGCTGGCGGTCATCGCCCGCCAGACCCGCTCGGCCATGCTGGAAGTGCTGGGCGAGGACTATGTGCGCACCGCAAGAGCCAAGGGCCTGGCGCCGCTGCGCGTCGTCGGCCTGCATGCGCTCAGAAACGCCATGATCCCGGTGCTGACCACCATCGGCCTGCAGGTGGGCGTACTGCTCGCCGGTGCCATTCTCACCGAGACGATCTTCTCCTGGCCGGGCATCGGCAAGTGGATGATCGACAGCATATCCCGCCGCGACTACCCCGTCGTGCAGGGCGGCCTGCTGATGATCGCCCTCATCGTGATGATCGTGAACCTGACGGTCGACATGCTCTACGGGCTTGTCAATCCGCGCATCCGCCACACCTGAGCCGGAGCCGACCATGACCGACACCCCCCCTTCCGCCGTCTCCGTCGAGGCCGAAAGCCGCAATGCCACGCGGCAGATGCTCGCCGAGTTCTGGTTCTACTTCTCCCGCAACCGCGGCGCCGTCATCGGCCTTGTGGTCTTCGCCACCCTGGTGCTCGTCGCGCTCGCCGCACCGCTCGTCGCGCCGCACGATCCCGACATGCAATACCGCGACAGCTTCCTCACCCCGCCGTTCTGGTCGGAAGGCGGCAAGACGGCCTTCCTGCTCGGCACGGATGCGGTCGGCCGCGACATTCTCTCGCGGCTGATCTACGGCGCCCGCTTCTCGCTGTTCATCGGTCTCGTCGTGGTGACCATCGCGCTCAGCGGCGGCATCGTGCTCGGCCTCGTCGCCGGCTTCTTCCGCGGCTGGGTCGACACCGTGATCATGCGGGTGATGGACGTGATCCTCGCCTTCCCCTCGCTGCTGCTGGCGCTGGTGCTGGTCGCCGTGCTCGGGCCGGGCCTCGTCAACGCCATGATCGCCATCGCCCTGGTGCTGCAGCCGCATTTCGTCCGCCTGACCCGCGCCGCGGTGCTGGCCGAGCGCAACCGAGACTATGTGGTGGCCGCACGGCTCGCCGGCGCCGGCAAGCTGCGGCTGATGTTCAAGACGATCCTGCCGAACTGTCTGGCGCCCCTGATCGTCCAGGCAACCCTGTCCTTCTCCAACGCGATCCTCGATGCGGCGGCTCTCGGCTTCCTGGGCATGGGCGCTCAGCCGCCCACCCCCGAATGGGGCACCATGCTGGCCGAGGCGCGCGAGTTCATCCTGCGCGCCTGGTGGGTGGTGACCTTCCCGGGCCTTGCGATCCTGATCACCGTGCTGGCGATCAACCTGGTCGGCGACGGCCTGCGCGATGCCCTCGACCCGAAGCTGAAGCGGAGCTGACCCATGAGCCTGCTCGAAATCCGCAATCTCAGCGTCGAATTCGACACCGCCGCCGGCCCGTTCCGCGCCCTTGCCGGTGTCGACTACACGGTCGAGGCCGGAGAGGTGCTTGCCATCGTCGGCGAAAGCGGCTCCGGCAAGTCGGTCGCCATGCTGGCCCTGATGGGCTTGCTGCCCGACACGGCGACGGTCACCGCCGACAAGATGACCTTCGAGGACATAGACCTCCGGTTCTTGTCCGCAGCGCGTCGGCGCCAGGTCATCGGCAAGGACATCGCGATGATCTTCCAGGAGCCGATCGCCAGCCTCAATCCGTGCTTCACGGTCGGCTTCCAGCTCGACGAGGCGCTGAAGACCCACAC comes from Stappia sp. 28M-7 and encodes:
- a CDS encoding ABC transporter substrate-binding protein, coding for MIIRRSMKAALLGVSLALFATGAASAKNLVYCSEGSPEGFDSALYTAGTTFDASSKPVFNRLVEFKRGTTEVLPGLAESWSVSDDGLEYTFNLRKGVKFHTTSFFTPTRDFNADDVIFSFERQRDPNHPWHAYTAGASWEYFNGMSMPDLIKEIVKVDDYTVKFVLNRPEAPMIANLAMDFASILSAEYADKLAADGKMDMMNQEPVGTGPFSFVGYQKDAVIRYQAFADYWGGKQPIDNLIFAITPDASVRLQKLKAGECHVMPYPAPADIADIKADSNLNLMEQEGLNVGYLAYNTQMAPFDNPKVRKALNMAINKQAILDAVFQGAGQAAKNPIPPTMWSYNDQIVDDPYDPDAAKKMLDEAGVSGLKMKVWAMPVQRPYNPNARRMAELIQADFAKVGVEVEIVSYEWGEYLKRSSEKDRDGAILLGWTGDNGDPDNFLAVLLGCDGVGGANRAQWCHQPFDDLIQKAKTISDKAERTKLYEEAQVVFKEQAPWATIAHSVVFMPMSAKVSGYVMDPLGGHWFDGVDIAE
- a CDS encoding ABC transporter permease subunit, with product MIRFLFARLALLVPTFIGVTIIAFGFIRLLPGDPVLLLAGERGLSPERYNQLMEQFGFSQPIWQQYLDYIVGVLTGDLGNSIVTKKPVFDEFMALFPATVELALCAIIIAVALGIPAGILAAVRRGSVADQAIMGTALIGYSMPIFWWGLLLIILFSGILQWTPVSGRISLMYFFPQVTGFMLIDSLLSGQKGAFTSALSHLILPSIVLATIPLAVIARQTRSAMLEVLGEDYVRTARAKGLAPLRVVGLHALRNAMIPVLTTIGLQVGVLLAGAILTETIFSWPGIGKWMIDSISRRDYPVVQGGLLMIALIVMIVNLTVDMLYGLVNPRIRHT
- a CDS encoding ABC transporter permease subunit; this translates as MTDTPPSAVSVEAESRNATRQMLAEFWFYFSRNRGAVIGLVVFATLVLVALAAPLVAPHDPDMQYRDSFLTPPFWSEGGKTAFLLGTDAVGRDILSRLIYGARFSLFIGLVVVTIALSGGIVLGLVAGFFRGWVDTVIMRVMDVILAFPSLLLALVLVAVLGPGLVNAMIAIALVLQPHFVRLTRAAVLAERNRDYVVAARLAGAGKLRLMFKTILPNCLAPLIVQATLSFSNAILDAAALGFLGMGAQPPTPEWGTMLAEAREFILRAWWVVTFPGLAILITVLAINLVGDGLRDALDPKLKRS